Sequence from the Methanosarcina siciliae T4/M genome:
CTGAGTTCCTGCACAAATACAAGAGATGTGACCACAAACTGCTTTCAGACGGAGCCCTGCCTGCAAAAGTCAAGATTCTGATAGCGCTTGCTGTCGTTGCATCCAAGCAGTGTGAAAGGTGTACTGTTGTACAGATGCAGAGTGCCCTCAAGAACGGCGCTACCAAAGAGGAAATAATGGAAGTTATGGATGTCATATTCATAACCTCGGGCGCGCCTGCCGTAGCAGCCTGCAGAGATGCCCTCAAATTACTCAAATAAATTGAAATTAAGGTAAATTCAGGTTACGAACCTCTTTTCTGGTACTTTCCAATACCAGAAACTTTTTTTGCATTATGTCCCTGTATTTTTCAGGTTTCACCCTGCAGATTTTCGAAACTGCTTTAAGATATTAAAGCCCAAATTTCGGCATGCCGAATGAAAGGTTCCTGCAGGATATAGGTCTAAACGCCTATGAAGCAGCTGCTTATCTATCCCTTTTGAAACTGGGCGTTTCCGAAGCAAGCACAATCTACAGGGATTCGGAGGTTCCCTATGGAAAAATCTACTCCGTCCTTGAATCCCTTACCGGAAAAGGGGTTGTGGAGGTTCAGGCTTCAAGGCCCAAAAAATATCGGGCAGTAGACCCTGAGATCTCTTTGGACGCTATTTTTGAACGGAGAAAAGCCGAAGTCGAAAGGGAAATAGCGGTTTTGAAAGGTTCTGTTGAAGAAGCGAAACAGATCCTGAAAACTATCCCCAATCAAAAAAGAAAGGATGAAATCTTCTGGACGACCGCTATCACCGAATCCGAAATCAAAAAATTTACCGTATCCGTTTATAGCGAAGTAAAAAAATCGGTCTGCATCATTCCTCCGGTCTTCGGAATCTCCATTGTTTTCCACGCGCTTCCGGAAATAACAAAGGCTATTGACAGGGGAGTCCATATTCGGTTGCTGGCTTCCCCGCGTTTCAAAGCTCTTACCTCCATACTCTCCAATCAGGAAGAAGAAGTTCTTGAAAAACTGAAAAAAAGCCTTGACATAAGGCTGGCCCAGAATTTCCATTCCTGTTTCGGAATCGTTGACGACACCACAGTTGTCCTTTTCCAGCCCCATCCCACAGACCGGGATCGTGTCCTCTCAGTCGTAAAAATCCGGGACACCGGGTTTGCAAAAAACCTCAAAGAAGAATTTGAACTCCTCTGGAACACAGGAGAAAAGCTTGACCTTCAGGAAGAACTGGAGAGAACAGAAAACCCGGGAAATTTTTATCCCGGGAAAAGTCCTTTTGAAATAAATTAACTTAGATTGCTCAAATTAGCCCTCTGGAGCGAAAAGAATTGTTAAAAACTTGAATTAGTCCGACAGAAAAGTCCATACGTAGATGGAGCTAAAATTAAGAAACGAAATAAACAATTCCGATAAAGAACAAGATAAAGAAATAAAACAAAGATAACGCCTGAAAAGTAGAGGGATAAAAATGAGGATATATTTTAACGGGAAAACCCCGAAAATCTCAGAAACAGCTTTTGTTGCGAATTCGGCGGACATAATCGGAGATGTTGAGATAGGGAGCTTTTCAAGCATATGGTTCAATGCCGTGATAAGAGGAGACCAGAACAAAATACAGATTGGAAGCCGGACAAACATCCAGGACGGGGTGGTTATTCATGCAGACCCTGAAAACGGGGTCCAGGTTGGAAATAATGTTTCAGTCGGGCACGGGGCCGTGC
This genomic interval carries:
- a CDS encoding carboxymuconolactone decarboxylase family protein, producing the protein MGEHEELIEKMSEKLGFTPQILETLGELDPEFLHKYKRCDHKLLSDGALPAKVKILIALAVVASKQCERCTVVQMQSALKNGATKEEIMEVMDVIFITSGAPAVAACRDALKLLK
- a CDS encoding TrmB family transcriptional regulator, with translation MPNERFLQDIGLNAYEAAAYLSLLKLGVSEASTIYRDSEVPYGKIYSVLESLTGKGVVEVQASRPKKYRAVDPEISLDAIFERRKAEVEREIAVLKGSVEEAKQILKTIPNQKRKDEIFWTTAITESEIKKFTVSVYSEVKKSVCIIPPVFGISIVFHALPEITKAIDRGVHIRLLASPRFKALTSILSNQEEEVLEKLKKSLDIRLAQNFHSCFGIVDDTTVVLFQPHPTDRDRVLSVVKIRDTGFAKNLKEEFELLWNTGEKLDLQEELERTENPGNFYPGKSPFEIN